A window of the Yersinia rochesterensis genome harbors these coding sequences:
- the uraA gene encoding uracil permease gives MSRRTIGVSERPPLLQTIPLSFQHLFAMFGATVLVPILFKINPATVLLFNGVGTLLYLFICKGKIPAYLGSSFAFISPVLLLLPLGYEVALGGFIMCGVLFCLVALIVKKAGTGWLNVLFPPAAMGAIVAVIGLELAGVAAGMAGLLPAEGVTVDSSTIIISMVTLGVTILGSVLFRGFFAIIPILIGVLAGYALSFVMGVVDLAPIRDAHWLALPTFYTPRFEWFAILTILPAALVVIAEHIGHLVVTANIVKKDLIRDPGLHRSMFANGLSTVISGFFGSTPNTTYGENIGVMAITRVYSTWVIGGAAILAIMLSCVGKLAAAIQAVPVPVMGGVSLLLYGVIAASGIRVLIESKVDYNKAQNLILTSVILIIGVSGAKVNIGATELKGMALATVVGIGLSLLFKVISLIRTEEEIIEATEEELTLK, from the coding sequence ATGAGCCGTCGCACCATTGGCGTCAGCGAGCGTCCACCGCTGCTCCAGACGATCCCCCTGAGTTTCCAACACTTGTTTGCGATGTTTGGTGCCACTGTTTTAGTTCCTATTCTGTTTAAAATTAATCCGGCAACAGTGCTGCTATTTAACGGTGTCGGAACCTTGCTTTACTTATTCATTTGTAAGGGAAAAATCCCAGCTTATCTGGGGTCCAGTTTTGCCTTTATTTCACCGGTATTACTGTTGTTGCCATTGGGATACGAAGTCGCCCTGGGCGGTTTTATCATGTGCGGCGTGCTGTTCTGCCTGGTGGCGCTGATTGTGAAAAAAGCCGGTACCGGTTGGTTGAATGTGCTATTCCCACCCGCGGCGATGGGGGCGATTGTTGCGGTTATCGGCCTTGAATTGGCTGGCGTAGCTGCGGGAATGGCTGGGCTACTACCTGCGGAGGGGGTAACCGTCGATTCAAGCACTATCATCATTTCAATGGTGACCTTGGGGGTGACCATCCTCGGCTCGGTGCTATTTCGCGGTTTCTTCGCCATTATCCCTATTCTGATTGGTGTGTTGGCGGGCTATGCCTTGTCATTTGTGATGGGCGTGGTTGATTTGGCCCCTATTCGCGATGCCCACTGGCTTGCTTTACCGACATTCTATACCCCGCGTTTTGAGTGGTTTGCCATTCTGACCATCTTGCCCGCCGCATTGGTGGTGATTGCCGAGCATATTGGGCATTTGGTTGTAACGGCGAATATTGTGAAAAAGGATTTAATTCGTGATCCCGGCCTGCACCGTTCAATGTTTGCCAATGGTCTTTCGACTGTGATTTCCGGCTTCTTCGGTTCCACACCGAATACCACTTATGGTGAAAATATCGGGGTTATGGCAATTACCCGCGTTTACAGCACTTGGGTGATTGGTGGTGCCGCGATTCTGGCGATAATGCTCTCTTGTGTTGGCAAATTGGCTGCGGCAATTCAGGCGGTTCCAGTGCCAGTCATGGGCGGTGTTTCACTGCTGCTATACGGTGTTATTGCGGCGTCAGGTATCCGTGTGTTGATTGAGTCCAAAGTGGACTACAACAAAGCACAAAACTTGATCTTAACCTCCGTCATCCTGATTATTGGGGTGAGTGGCGCGAAAGTGAACATTGGTGCAACTGAACTGAAAGGCATGGCGCTGGCAACAGTAGTAGGCATCGGCCTGAGTCTGTTGTTCAAGGTGATCAGTTTGATCCGCACTGAAGAAGAGATTATTGAGGCCACGGAAGAAGAGCTGACACTGAAATAA
- the hda gene encoding DnaA inactivator Hda yields MLLNTPAQLSLPLYLPDDETFASFYPGENPSLLAAIQSAVHQSHGSYIYFWSREGGGRSHLLHAACAELSQKGEAVGYVPLDKRAYFVPEVLDGMEQLALICIDNIECIAGDEQWEMAIFNLYNRIVETGRTRLLITGDRPPRQLNLGLPDLASRLDWGQIYKLQPLSDDEKLQALQLRAKLRGFELPEDVGRFLLKRLDREMRTLFMTLDQLDRASITAQRKLTIPFVKEILGL; encoded by the coding sequence GTGCTTCTGAATACGCCGGCACAGCTTTCACTGCCACTTTATCTTCCCGATGATGAAACTTTTGCTAGTTTTTATCCGGGGGAGAACCCATCCCTATTAGCGGCGATCCAGTCTGCTGTTCACCAGTCTCATGGCAGTTATATCTATTTCTGGTCGCGCGAAGGCGGTGGCCGCAGCCATTTGTTGCATGCTGCTTGTGCTGAGTTATCGCAAAAAGGTGAGGCGGTGGGTTATGTCCCGCTGGATAAACGCGCTTATTTTGTGCCGGAAGTGTTGGATGGCATGGAGCAATTGGCTCTGATTTGTATTGATAATATTGAGTGCATTGCAGGTGATGAACAGTGGGAAATGGCGATATTTAATCTTTATAATCGCATTGTAGAAACAGGGCGTACCCGCTTACTGATTACCGGCGATCGCCCACCGCGGCAGTTGAATCTCGGTTTACCTGACCTGGCTTCCCGGCTTGATTGGGGGCAAATCTATAAATTGCAGCCCTTGTCTGATGATGAAAAATTGCAAGCTTTGCAATTACGCGCCAAATTGCGGGGTTTTGAATTACCGGAAGATGTCGGCCGTTTTCTGCTAAAGCGCCTGGACAGGGAAATGCGCACGCTGTTTATGACGCTGGATCAGCTTGATCGCGCCTCTATTACTGCGCAGCGCAAACTGACCATCCCCTTTGTGAAAGAGATCCTCGGATTATAG
- the arsC gene encoding arsenate reductase (glutaredoxin) (This arsenate reductase requires both glutathione and glutaredoxin to convert arsenate to arsenite, after which the efflux transporter formed by ArsA and ArsB can extrude the arsenite from the cell, providing resistance.): MKNVTIYHNPRCSKSRETLALVEQQGIQPQVVLYLDTPPSVSTLKELLQQLGFSDARQLMRTKEELYKELNLADNALTQQQLLQAMSDNPKLIERPIVVYHGKARIGRPPEQVLEILK; the protein is encoded by the coding sequence ATGAAAAACGTCACGATTTACCACAATCCGCGTTGCTCCAAAAGCCGGGAAACACTCGCATTAGTTGAACAACAGGGCATTCAACCGCAAGTGGTATTGTATTTAGATACCCCGCCCTCGGTGTCGACGTTAAAAGAATTACTGCAACAATTGGGCTTCAGTGACGCCCGCCAATTGATGCGCACCAAGGAGGAACTCTATAAGGAGTTGAATCTGGCAGATAACGCGCTGACACAACAGCAATTGCTGCAAGCCATGAGTGATAACCCTAAGCTTATCGAGCGCCCAATTGTGGTTTATCATGGCAAAGCGCGTATTGGCCGCCCACCAGAACAAGTATTAGAAATTTTGAAGTGA
- a CDS encoding tetratricopeptide repeat protein, with protein sequence MTDKLSQTSQLNKTGQLNKTGRVSKTVIATLLSSLLLTGPVAVNAETQTQDLLPDIGTSAGATLSIDQENAMGDFYVRQMRASAPLIYDPLLTQYINSLGNRLVANAYSVRTPFHFYLVNNDQINAFAFFGGNVVLHSALFRYTDNESELASVLAHEISHVTQRHLARAMEEQQRMAPLTWVGVLGSILLTMASPQAGMAGLSGTLAGAQQGIISFTQGNEQEADRIGIQVLQRSGFDPQAMPNFLQKLADQLRYASKPPEMLLTHPLPDSRLSDARNRANQMKPHPIASSQDYLFAKVRILGMYGSTEKSLTPDLLETLSKGTTREQLAAKYGQAILLYQAKKYDEARNQLQPLLTQQPGNIWFLDLMTDIDLGQNKAASAISRLQTAMANLKDEQPVLQLNLANAYVEGGKPAEAIKILRRYTFSNPNDPNGWDLLAQAAAALGLRDQELAARAESLALGGKLTQAIGLLSDASARVKLGSLEQARYDARIDQLRQLNERFRKYQKS encoded by the coding sequence ATGACAGATAAGCTAAGTCAAACAAGTCAGCTAAACAAAACAGGTCAGTTAAATAAAACTGGCCGGGTAAGTAAGACGGTAATTGCTACACTGCTCAGTAGCTTACTGCTTACCGGCCCTGTCGCTGTCAATGCTGAGACACAGACCCAAGACCTGCTGCCCGATATCGGTACTTCAGCGGGTGCAACATTAAGTATTGATCAGGAAAATGCCATGGGGGACTTTTATGTCCGCCAGATGCGCGCCAGCGCCCCACTGATTTATGACCCATTATTGACACAATATATCAATTCGCTGGGTAACCGCTTAGTCGCCAATGCTTATTCGGTGCGTACACCATTTCATTTCTACTTGGTGAATAACGATCAAATAAACGCCTTTGCATTCTTTGGCGGCAATGTCGTGCTGCACTCGGCTCTGTTCCGCTATACCGATAACGAAAGTGAATTGGCATCAGTATTAGCCCATGAAATATCGCATGTGACTCAGCGCCACTTGGCGCGAGCGATGGAAGAACAACAGCGCATGGCCCCCCTGACGTGGGTTGGCGTGCTCGGATCTATTCTGCTAACCATGGCCAGCCCACAGGCGGGTATGGCGGGTTTGAGCGGTACATTAGCCGGTGCTCAGCAAGGGATTATCAGCTTTACTCAGGGCAATGAACAGGAAGCCGACCGAATTGGCATTCAAGTGCTGCAACGCTCAGGATTTGACCCACAGGCAATGCCGAATTTCCTGCAAAAATTAGCCGATCAGTTGCGATATGCTTCTAAACCACCGGAAATGCTACTGACTCATCCATTACCTGACAGCCGATTATCTGATGCACGTAACCGAGCTAATCAGATGAAACCGCACCCGATTGCCTCGTCGCAAGATTATTTGTTCGCCAAAGTTCGCATTTTGGGCATGTATGGTTCGACGGAAAAGAGCCTGACGCCAGATCTGCTGGAAACCCTGAGTAAAGGGACGACGCGCGAACAATTGGCTGCTAAATATGGCCAGGCCATTTTGCTGTATCAAGCTAAAAAATATGATGAAGCCCGTAATCAGTTACAACCGCTGTTAACGCAACAGCCGGGCAATATTTGGTTTCTCGATTTAATGACTGATATCGATTTGGGGCAAAACAAAGCCGCCAGCGCCATTAGCCGCCTGCAAACCGCAATGGCCAATCTGAAAGACGAGCAGCCGGTATTACAACTGAATCTGGCCAATGCTTATGTTGAGGGCGGAAAACCGGCAGAGGCCATCAAGATATTGCGCCGTTATACTTTCAGCAATCCGAATGACCCTAACGGTTGGGATTTATTGGCACAAGCGGCAGCGGCACTGGGCCTGCGCGATCAAGAGCTAGCAGCGCGCGCAGAAAGCTTGGCCTTGGGTGGCAAATTGACTCAAGCCATCGGTTTACTCAGTGATGCCAGTGCGCGGGTGAAGCTAGGGAGTTTAGAACAGGCTCGCTATGATGCCCGTATTGACCAATTACGCCAATTGAATGAGCGCTTCCGTAAATACCAGAAGTCCTAA
- a CDS encoding AI-2E family transporter — MLELLLQWYRRRFTDPQVIALLVILLAGFCILYFFSGILAPLLAAIVLAYLLEWPTARLQRIGCSRPWAASIVLVVFGGIALLAVFVVAPTVWQQGNNLMSDMPKMLNKFNAFAQTLPSRYPALVDAGIVDMMAENLRSKLSGMGESVVKISLASLIGLLTLAIYLILVPLMLFFLLKDKEQMLNAVRRILPRNRGLAGQVWLEMNQQITNYIRGKVLEMVVVGIATYLVFFVLGMNYALLLAVLVGFSVLIPYIGAVIVTIPVVLVALFQWGIGADFWTLFVAYLVVQGLDGNLLVPVLFSEAVNLHPLVIILSVIIFGGMWGFWGVFFAIPLATLVKAVIHAWPEEFIPDAD; from the coding sequence ATGCTAGAGCTGTTGTTACAATGGTATCGCCGTCGTTTTACCGACCCGCAGGTTATCGCGTTACTGGTTATTCTGTTGGCTGGGTTCTGTATTCTCTACTTCTTTAGCGGTATTTTGGCCCCGCTATTGGCGGCGATTGTTCTGGCGTATCTGTTAGAGTGGCCGACGGCTCGGTTACAGCGTATTGGTTGTTCGCGCCCGTGGGCGGCCAGTATTGTGTTGGTGGTGTTCGGCGGTATTGCGTTGTTGGCGGTGTTTGTTGTTGCTCCCACCGTCTGGCAACAGGGCAATAATCTGATGTCAGATATGCCGAAAATGCTTAATAAATTCAATGCGTTTGCTCAAACTTTACCCTCGCGCTACCCCGCATTGGTGGATGCCGGTATTGTCGATATGATGGCGGAAAATCTGCGCAGCAAGCTCTCTGGTATGGGCGAGTCAGTGGTGAAAATTTCGCTAGCTTCATTAATCGGCTTACTGACATTGGCTATCTATTTGATTTTAGTGCCGCTGATGCTGTTTTTCCTGCTCAAAGATAAAGAACAAATGCTGAATGCTGTGCGCCGTATTTTACCGCGCAATCGGGGTTTGGCGGGGCAGGTTTGGCTGGAAATGAACCAACAGATTACCAACTATATTCGCGGAAAAGTGCTGGAAATGGTGGTGGTTGGTATCGCCACGTATTTGGTGTTCTTCGTGCTGGGGATGAATTACGCCCTGTTGCTGGCGGTGTTGGTCGGTTTTTCTGTTCTGATTCCGTATATTGGCGCGGTGATTGTGACCATTCCGGTGGTGTTAGTGGCGTTATTCCAATGGGGCATTGGCGCAGATTTCTGGACGCTTTTTGTCGCCTATTTGGTGGTGCAGGGGCTGGATGGCAACTTGTTGGTGCCAGTGTTGTTCTCGGAAGCCGTGAATTTGCATCCGCTGGTAATTATCTTGTCAGTGATTATTTTTGGTGGGATGTGGGGCTTTTGGGGGGTGTTTTTTGCCATCCCGTTGGCGACTTTGGTCAAAGCCGTTATTCATGCCTGGCCGGAGGAGTTTATCCCGGATGCGGATTAA
- the bcp gene encoding thioredoxin-dependent thiol peroxidase: protein MSPLKAGDIAPKFSLPDQDGEQISLADFQGQRVLVYFYPKAMTPGCTVQACGLRDNMDELKNAGVEVLGISTDKPEKLSRFAEKELLNFTLLSDENHEVAEQFGVWGEKSFMGKTYDGIHRISFLIGTDGKVEHVFDNFKTTNHHDIVLDYLRQSA from the coding sequence ATGAGCCCATTGAAAGCCGGTGATATTGCGCCGAAGTTTAGTTTGCCCGACCAAGACGGCGAGCAAATTAGTTTGGCCGACTTCCAGGGACAACGTGTCTTGGTCTATTTTTATCCGAAAGCCATGACACCTGGCTGTACTGTTCAGGCCTGCGGTCTGCGCGACAATATGGATGAATTGAAAAATGCAGGTGTTGAAGTGCTGGGTATTAGCACCGATAAACCTGAAAAGCTGTCACGTTTTGCCGAAAAAGAGCTGCTGAATTTCACTTTGCTGTCTGATGAAAATCATGAAGTTGCAGAGCAATTTGGCGTCTGGGGCGAGAAAAGCTTTATGGGGAAAACCTACGACGGCATCCATCGCATCAGCTTCTTAATAGGTACTGATGGCAAGGTGGAGCATGTGTTTGATAATTTCAAAACCACTAATCACCACGATATCGTTTTGGACTATTTACGCCAAAGTGCTTGA
- a CDS encoding glycine cleavage system transcriptional repressor: MPQLEHYLVITALGADRPGIVNTITRHVSSCGCNIEDSRLAMFGEEFTFIMLLSGSWNAITQLESTLPPKGAELDLLIVMKRTNAQNQKAMPDTVWVKVEVNDSPHIIERFTNLFHCHNMNIAELVSKTQPAEGDLPARLHIQISAHSPASQNSSIIEDAFYQLCTELNAQGSISVVNYPQHDSRMES; encoded by the coding sequence TTGCCGCAGCTTGAACATTATCTGGTCATTACCGCACTCGGTGCTGACCGCCCTGGAATAGTGAACACCATCACCCGCCATGTCAGTAGCTGCGGTTGTAATATTGAAGATAGCCGGCTGGCCATGTTCGGTGAGGAATTCACCTTTATTATGTTGCTTTCGGGCAGTTGGAACGCCATCACCCAACTGGAATCCACCTTGCCGCCAAAAGGTGCAGAGCTTGATTTGCTGATTGTAATGAAACGGACCAATGCGCAAAATCAGAAAGCCATGCCTGACACCGTATGGGTCAAAGTTGAAGTTAATGATTCCCCCCATATTATTGAACGGTTTACCAATCTGTTTCATTGCCACAATATGAATATTGCGGAGCTGGTTTCCAAGACTCAACCGGCTGAAGGTGACCTTCCTGCGCGATTGCATATCCAGATAAGTGCCCACAGCCCAGCCAGCCAAAACAGTTCGATAATCGAAGACGCTTTTTATCAGCTATGTACAGAACTCAACGCACAAGGCAGTATTAGCGTTGTGAACTATCCACAGCATGACTCACGAATGGAGAGTTAG
- the dapA gene encoding 4-hydroxy-tetrahydrodipicolinate synthase, with translation MFTGSIVALITPMDNKGAVDRASLKKLIDYHVASGTAAIVSVGTTGESATLNHDEHVDVVLQTLELADGRIPIIAGTGANATSEAISLTQRFNNTGVVGCLTVTPYYNRPMQEGLYQHFKAIAESTDLPQILYNVPSRTGCDMLPPTIARLAKIKNIVAVKEATGNLSRVSQIQVLVDDEDFILLSGDDASGLDFMQLGGKGVISVTANIAAREMVELCALAAQGNFAEARRLNQRLMPLHQHLFVEANPIPVKWAAKKLGLMANDTMRLPMTPLTDPAQRVVEDALKSAGLL, from the coding sequence ATGTTTACCGGAAGCATAGTTGCACTGATAACGCCGATGGACAACAAGGGTGCTGTCGATCGCGCGAGCCTTAAAAAACTTATCGATTATCATGTGGCCAGTGGCACTGCGGCGATTGTTTCCGTCGGCACGACCGGCGAATCAGCAACACTGAATCATGATGAGCATGTCGATGTGGTCTTGCAAACCCTCGAATTGGCCGATGGCCGCATTCCAATCATTGCCGGAACAGGCGCGAATGCCACCTCCGAAGCGATTTCTCTCACACAGCGGTTCAATAATACCGGTGTGGTGGGTTGCTTGACGGTAACACCGTATTATAACCGCCCGATGCAGGAAGGGTTATATCAGCACTTCAAAGCGATTGCTGAAAGTACCGATTTGCCACAAATTCTCTATAATGTGCCATCGCGTACCGGTTGCGATATGTTACCGCCGACCATTGCCCGTTTAGCTAAGATTAAAAATATTGTTGCTGTGAAAGAAGCAACAGGGAACTTAAGTCGTGTAAGTCAGATCCAAGTGCTGGTTGATGATGAAGATTTCATCCTGCTCAGTGGTGACGATGCGAGCGGTTTAGACTTTATGCAATTGGGTGGCAAAGGGGTTATTTCGGTGACAGCAAACATTGCTGCGCGCGAAATGGTTGAACTTTGCGCATTGGCTGCACAGGGTAACTTTGCAGAGGCACGCCGTTTGAATCAGCGCTTGATGCCGTTGCATCAGCATTTATTTGTAGAAGCAAACCCAATTCCGGTGAAATGGGCCGCGAAGAAGCTGGGGTTAATGGCGAATGACACAATGCGTCTGCCAATGACCCCACTGACTGACCCGGCTCAACGGGTTGTGGAAGACGCGCTGAAAAGCGCAGGTTTGCTGTAA
- the bamC gene encoding outer membrane protein assembly factor BamC, with protein MAITLQKSTVVTVVGISLAMLLAGCTTDQRYKRQVSGDESYLEAPALKPLNSPAGMILPVQNGDFDVRSVNTQGAVGKQLDIRPPVQSLALLSGSRAENANDTSKLLLENSPQNRNLWAQVTRVLQDKNWAIASRQDASQTLTTDWVKWNRADEDVQFEGRYQISVQEQGYQLALVVKSLELQQGGKPITSYTEIQRYNGAMLNAIIEGLDKVRSDSESSQAARKVGTLDVQSGSDDTGLPQLIVRAPYAVLWERLPAALEKVGMKVTDRSRPLGTINVTSKSMSSSSWDALGAKDPELPTGDYKLQVGDLDNRSSLQFIGPKGQPLTQSQNDALVAVFQAALSQTSATSTQ; from the coding sequence ATGGCAATAACATTGCAAAAGTCGACGGTGGTAACGGTTGTGGGAATTTCGCTGGCGATGTTGCTGGCAGGTTGTACCACTGACCAACGCTACAAACGCCAGGTTAGCGGTGACGAGTCTTATCTTGAAGCTCCGGCGCTGAAGCCGCTGAACTCACCAGCCGGGATGATTCTGCCTGTGCAAAATGGTGATTTTGATGTCCGTTCCGTTAACACTCAAGGCGCGGTGGGCAAACAGTTGGACATCCGTCCTCCGGTACAATCATTGGCATTGTTAAGCGGCTCTCGCGCTGAAAATGCTAACGATACCAGCAAGCTATTGTTAGAGAATAGCCCGCAAAATCGTAATCTGTGGGCGCAGGTTACCCGCGTTCTACAGGATAAAAACTGGGCGATTGCCAGCCGTCAGGATGCCAGCCAAACGTTGACAACTGATTGGGTTAAATGGAATCGCGCAGATGAAGACGTCCAGTTTGAAGGCCGTTATCAGATAAGTGTGCAGGAGCAAGGTTATCAGTTAGCTCTGGTGGTGAAATCCCTTGAATTACAACAAGGTGGTAAACCAATTACCAGCTATACCGAAATCCAGCGCTACAATGGCGCAATGCTGAATGCCATTATTGAAGGTTTGGATAAGGTGCGTTCTGATAGCGAAAGCAGCCAGGCGGCACGTAAAGTCGGTACTTTGGATGTTCAAAGTGGTAGCGATGATACTGGCTTACCGCAACTGATTGTTCGCGCACCTTATGCTGTGCTGTGGGAACGTCTGCCAGCCGCGCTTGAGAAAGTCGGCATGAAGGTGACTGACCGTAGCCGTCCACTGGGCACAATTAACGTGACCAGTAAATCCATGAGTAGCAGTAGCTGGGATGCGTTGGGTGCCAAAGACCCAGAATTGCCAACAGGCGATTATAAGCTGCAAGTCGGCGACCTCGATAACCGCAGTAGCTTACAATTCATCGGCCCTAAAGGGCAGCCTCTGACTCAGTCGCAGAATGATGCGCTGGTCGCAGTGTTCCAGGCGGCGCTTAGCCAGACGAGTGCTACAAGCACCCAATAA
- the purC gene encoding phosphoribosylaminoimidazolesuccinocarboxamide synthase produces MQKLAELYRGKAKTVYTTENPDLLVLEFRNDTSALDGQRIEQFDRKGMVNNKFNHFIMAKLEEAGIPTQMESLLSDTEVLVKKLEMIPVECVIRNRAAGSLVKRLGIEEGLELNPPLFDLFLKNDAMHDPMVNESYCKTFGWATEAQLARMKELSYLANDVLSKLFDDAGLILVDFKLEFGLFNGEVVLGDEFSPDGSRLWDKKTLNKMDKDRYRQSLGGLIEAYEEVAHRIGVKLD; encoded by the coding sequence ATGCAAAAGCTAGCTGAGTTGTATCGTGGCAAGGCGAAGACCGTCTATACCACCGAAAATCCTGACCTGTTGGTATTGGAGTTCCGTAATGATACGTCAGCACTAGATGGTCAGCGCATTGAGCAGTTCGATCGTAAAGGCATGGTAAACAACAAATTTAACCATTTCATTATGGCTAAATTGGAAGAAGCCGGTATTCCAACCCAGATGGAAAGCTTGCTGTCAGACACTGAAGTGCTGGTGAAAAAGCTGGAAATGATCCCGGTTGAGTGTGTTATCCGTAACCGTGCCGCAGGTTCTTTGGTAAAGCGTTTGGGTATCGAAGAAGGTCTGGAACTGAATCCACCGCTGTTTGACTTGTTCTTGAAAAATGACGCCATGCATGACCCGATGGTCAATGAGTCTTACTGCAAAACATTTGGTTGGGCGACAGAAGCACAATTAGCGCGGATGAAAGAACTGAGCTATTTGGCCAATGACGTGTTGAGCAAGTTGTTTGATGATGCTGGTTTAATCTTGGTGGACTTCAAGTTGGAATTCGGCCTGTTCAATGGCGAAGTGGTGTTGGGTGATGAGTTTTCTCCTGATGGTAGCCGTTTGTGGGATAAGAAAACCCTGAACAAAATGGATAAAGACCGCTATCGCCAAAGCTTGGGCGGCTTGATTGAAGCCTACGAAGAAGTTGCGCACCGTATCGGCGTAAAATTAGACTAA
- the ypfJ gene encoding KPN_02809 family neutral zinc metallopeptidase: MRWQGRRESDNVEDRRGDSSGGGGGFRPPIGGKGGLVILIVVLVAGYYGVDLTPLLNGSDPMSQTQTQPRSQSAVSAKDDQYAKFTSVVLADTEDTWKPIFQEMGRSYQEPKLVMYRGATRTGCGTGQSVMGPFYCPADSTVYIDLSFYEDMKNKLGADGDFAQAYVIAHEVGHHVQHLLGIDTKVRQQQQGVSEAEANRLSVKMELQADCFAGVWGKAMEKQNVLEIGDLQEALNAAQAIGDDRLQQQRQGRVVPDSFTHGTSAQRYTWFKRGFDSGDPNNCNTFATR; the protein is encoded by the coding sequence ATGCGTTGGCAAGGTCGTCGCGAAAGTGACAATGTAGAAGACAGGCGGGGTGATTCCTCTGGCGGCGGTGGCGGTTTTCGGCCACCCATTGGCGGCAAAGGCGGCCTAGTCATCCTCATCGTCGTGCTGGTGGCGGGTTATTATGGGGTTGACTTGACGCCATTGCTAAATGGCAGTGACCCTATGTCTCAAACCCAGACTCAACCTCGATCACAAAGCGCTGTCAGCGCCAAAGATGATCAATATGCCAAATTTACCTCCGTGGTACTGGCTGACACTGAAGATACCTGGAAACCTATTTTTCAAGAAATGGGCCGCAGTTACCAAGAGCCAAAATTGGTGATGTACCGTGGTGCAACTCGCACCGGGTGTGGCACCGGTCAGTCGGTGATGGGGCCATTTTATTGCCCGGCGGACAGCACGGTTTATATCGATTTATCTTTCTATGAAGATATGAAAAACAAACTGGGTGCGGACGGTGACTTTGCTCAAGCCTATGTGATTGCTCATGAAGTTGGGCATCATGTGCAACATTTGTTGGGCATTGACACCAAAGTGCGGCAACAGCAGCAGGGTGTTTCTGAAGCAGAAGCTAATCGCCTATCAGTCAAAATGGAATTGCAGGCAGATTGCTTTGCTGGTGTATGGGGCAAAGCGATGGAAAAGCAAAATGTGTTGGAAATCGGCGACTTACAAGAAGCGTTGAATGCCGCACAGGCCATTGGTGATGATAGATTACAGCAACAACGCCAAGGGCGGGTGGTGCCAGATAGCTTCACTCATGGTACTTCAGCACAACGCTATACGTGGTTTAAACGGGGTTTCGACAGTGGCGATCCTAATAACTGCAACACCTTTGCCACCCGCTAA
- a CDS encoding DUF441 domain-containing protein yields the protein MTALDPTLLILLGLAALGIISHNMTVTLAILTLIAVRITPLNQFFPWIEKYGLTIGILILTIGVMTPIASGKISASEVLHSFVQWKSILAIVVGVAVSWLGGRGVSLMTHQPSVVAGLLVGTVLGVALFRGVPVGPLIAAGLLSLVIGKS from the coding sequence ATGACCGCTCTTGATCCAACTTTATTAATTCTCTTGGGGCTGGCTGCACTCGGCATTATCAGCCACAACATGACTGTCACACTCGCTATTCTGACATTAATCGCGGTGCGTATTACTCCGCTGAATCAGTTTTTCCCGTGGATAGAGAAATACGGTTTAACCATCGGCATATTGATTCTAACTATTGGCGTGATGACGCCAATTGCCAGTGGGAAAATCAGTGCCAGTGAAGTGCTGCACTCCTTTGTTCAGTGGAAATCTATTTTAGCCATTGTGGTCGGGGTAGCTGTTTCCTGGCTCGGTGGGCGGGGTGTCTCGCTAATGACCCATCAACCCTCTGTAGTGGCGGGATTATTGGTCGGAACGGTGTTGGGCGTGGCCCTGTTCCGCGGTGTACCGGTCGGGCCATTGATTGCCGCCGGATTGCTCTCATTGGTTATCGGTAAATCCTGA